The following proteins come from a genomic window of Proteinivorax hydrogeniformans:
- the jag gene encoding RNA-binding cell elongation regulator Jag/EloR: MRSVEVSAKSVKDALEQGLQQLGLEEEQVTYDILEEPTKGILGLLSKPAKIVITEKFNPEKFVKGFLIEFLEHFNVSFVIDLKQDQSSLKVNITGEDLGVLIGKHGKTLDSIQYITNLALNRKTEEYFRVVIDVNNYREKREETLVSLANRLASKAINTKRKVLLEPMNAMERRIIHSTLNDSTTVKTYSVGEEPFRKVAIEPK; the protein is encoded by the coding sequence ATGAGATCTGTTGAAGTTTCAGCAAAAAGTGTAAAAGATGCTTTGGAACAAGGACTGCAACAGTTGGGCTTAGAAGAAGAACAAGTTACGTATGATATTTTAGAGGAGCCTACAAAAGGTATTCTAGGGTTACTTAGTAAGCCGGCAAAAATAGTAATTACCGAAAAGTTTAATCCTGAAAAATTTGTTAAAGGATTTTTGATTGAGTTTTTAGAGCATTTTAATGTCAGCTTCGTTATTGACTTAAAGCAGGATCAGTCAAGTTTAAAGGTAAATATAACCGGTGAGGATTTAGGGGTTTTGATTGGAAAACACGGAAAAACTTTAGACTCTATACAATATATAACTAATTTGGCCTTAAATAGGAAGACAGAAGAGTATTTTAGGGTTGTAATAGATGTTAATAATTACAGAGAAAAACGTGAAGAAACTTTAGTGTCATTGGCTAACAGACTTGCGAGCAAAGCAATTAACACAAAAAGAAAAGTTTTGCTTGAGCCTATGAATGCAATGGAGAGAAGAATAATCCATAGCACATTAAATGATAGTACTACGGTAAAAACCTATAGTGTAGGCGAAGAGCCTTTTAGAAAGGTTGCTATCGAACCTAAATAA